In one window of Cytophagaceae bacterium ABcell3 DNA:
- a CDS encoding TatD family hydrolase — protein sequence MKIIDPHIHMSSRTTDDYENMRKAGVVAVIEPAFWLGQPRTEVGSFKDYYSSLVGWERFRASQFGIKHYCTMGLNSKEANNEPLAEQVMELLPLYACKEGVVGIGEIGYDDQTKAEDKFFRLQLELAKELGLPVQVHTPHRDKKAGTIKSMDVCEEHGIPPHLVIIDHNNEETAKSVLDRGFWAGFTIYPKTKMGNERMVEVVRKFGAERIMVNSSADWGMSDPLAVPKTAKLMLDRGIPKEHVELVCYQNALDAFGQSGQFNENDWLKAETADQTQKYNGNSVLRGQVPQNLEQDNESDIIIK from the coding sequence ATGAAAATAATTGATCCGCACATCCACATGTCTTCCCGCACCACCGATGATTATGAGAATATGAGAAAGGCTGGTGTTGTAGCTGTTATTGAACCTGCTTTCTGGTTAGGGCAGCCGAGAACGGAGGTGGGAAGCTTTAAAGATTATTATAGTAGCCTGGTCGGTTGGGAAAGGTTTAGAGCCAGTCAATTTGGAATTAAGCATTACTGTACAATGGGGCTAAACTCCAAAGAGGCTAATAATGAACCTTTGGCAGAACAGGTGATGGAACTGTTGCCTTTGTATGCCTGCAAAGAAGGCGTAGTGGGCATAGGCGAAATTGGTTATGACGACCAAACAAAGGCTGAAGATAAGTTTTTTAGACTTCAGCTAGAGCTTGCTAAGGAGTTGGGCTTGCCTGTTCAGGTGCATACGCCTCATAGGGATAAGAAAGCGGGCACCATTAAAAGTATGGATGTTTGTGAAGAACATGGGATTCCTCCTCACCTTGTCATCATTGACCACAATAATGAAGAAACCGCTAAGTCGGTTCTTGACAGAGGGTTTTGGGCAGGGTTTACAATCTACCCCAAAACTAAAATGGGAAATGAGCGGATGGTTGAGGTCGTGAGGAAGTTTGGCGCAGAGCGGATTATGGTTAATAGCTCAGCAGACTGGGGTATGAGCGATCCGTTGGCAGTGCCTAAAACTGCAAAACTTATGTTGGATAGGGGCATACCCAAAGAGCATGTTGAGCTGGTTTGTTACCAAAATGCCTTGGACGCTTTTGGCCAAAGCGGGCAATTCAATGAAAACGATTGGCTAAAAGCCGAAACAGCAGACCAGACACAAAAATATAACGGAAACTCTGTCTTAAGAGGACAGGTACCTCAAAACTTAGAGCAGGATAATGAATCAGACATTATTATCAAATAA
- a CDS encoding EboA domain-containing protein, translating to MRLSTVIYHLLSEHLSDDASEWLNAKMALLEKGKEKDLFFSFSSAPRMVGKKTLTISAEQTKVLKMLGTGIEWQHLTVDTISRWLMLVSYPSHDESHYHAVLSKLFSTADMEEQIALYKALPLLPHPHKFRFQATEGIRSNIKGVFEAVALDNPFPQQQMDESAWNQLVLKAFFIGSPLYRIKGLDERANSALARMLVDFAHERWAAGRSVNPELWRLVGPFLDLKVFEDLYKLYHSHNSDDRIAAALACAQSTLPEARQLLEKDMKLCDAIERGKLNWDIFSRQLYAEEFEELQP from the coding sequence ATGCGATTATCTACAGTAATATATCATCTTTTGTCAGAGCATCTTTCTGATGATGCAAGTGAATGGTTAAACGCTAAAATGGCATTATTGGAAAAAGGTAAAGAAAAAGACCTTTTTTTCTCTTTTAGCTCAGCGCCCAGAATGGTTGGGAAGAAAACATTGACAATATCGGCGGAGCAGACTAAAGTGCTTAAGATGTTAGGGACTGGTATTGAGTGGCAGCACCTAACTGTGGATACGATATCGAGGTGGCTGATGTTGGTTTCTTATCCTTCACACGACGAAAGCCATTACCATGCTGTGTTATCTAAACTTTTTTCAACTGCTGATATGGAGGAACAAATTGCTTTATATAAAGCCCTCCCTTTATTGCCTCACCCGCATAAGTTTAGATTCCAAGCTACAGAGGGGATTAGGAGCAATATTAAAGGGGTATTTGAAGCTGTAGCGCTAGACAATCCTTTCCCTCAGCAGCAGATGGATGAATCCGCTTGGAACCAGCTGGTGTTAAAGGCATTCTTTATAGGGTCGCCTTTATATAGGATTAAAGGGTTGGACGAACGTGCTAATTCAGCGCTTGCTCGTATGCTGGTCGATTTTGCACATGAGCGATGGGCGGCTGGCCGGTCTGTTAACCCTGAACTCTGGAGGCTGGTAGGGCCATTTTTAGACCTCAAGGTATTTGAAGACCTTTATAAACTATACCATTCACACAACTCTGACGACCGTATTGCCGCAGCACTTGCTTGTGCCCAGTCTACATTGCCTGAAGCCCGGCAACTGCTTGAGAAGGATATGAAGCTTTGTGATGCCATAGAACGTGGTAAGCTCAATTGGGATATTTTTTCTCGACAATTATATGCCGAAGAATTTGAAGAACTGCAACCTTAA
- a CDS encoding transposase, with the protein MLRRHYKKKSSGFKQWEQKEHAEDYLVFPDNIGEHLSIDEVALSKGELYTFITNKNGRGKRGSLVASVKGTLSANIIQVLEKIPLEQRNKVKEVTLDMAKNMESSARTCFPMANLVTDRFHVVRLALEALQHIRVNQRWVELDMENKAIEAAKKNGVRYKAPLLPNGDTPKQLLARCRYVFAKKKADWTQSQEQRANIAFENYPDLKKAYDHVLEFRLIYESNTKISAEKKFNEWINKTHEMEIKEFLTVANTVSNHMSNILNFFDNRSTNANAESFNSKIKLFRANLRGVVDTRFFLFRLSKLFA; encoded by the coding sequence TTGTTGAGGAGGCACTATAAGAAGAAAAGCAGTGGGTTTAAGCAGTGGGAACAAAAAGAGCATGCAGAAGACTATTTGGTCTTTCCGGACAATATCGGAGAGCATCTCAGTATAGACGAAGTTGCACTGTCAAAAGGAGAGTTGTACACTTTTATTACCAATAAAAACGGGAGAGGCAAAAGAGGCTCTTTGGTAGCTTCTGTAAAAGGCACATTGTCGGCAAATATCATACAAGTTCTGGAGAAAATCCCTCTGGAACAAAGGAATAAAGTAAAGGAAGTAACCCTTGACATGGCAAAAAACATGGAGTCATCCGCAAGAACATGTTTCCCCATGGCAAATTTGGTTACAGACCGCTTTCATGTAGTAAGGCTGGCCCTGGAGGCTCTACAACATATAAGGGTCAATCAAAGATGGGTTGAACTGGATATGGAAAACAAGGCTATCGAAGCTGCCAAAAAGAATGGCGTTAGGTATAAAGCACCCTTATTGCCCAATGGGGACACCCCAAAGCAACTTTTGGCCCGCTGCAGGTATGTCTTTGCCAAAAAGAAAGCTGATTGGACTCAAAGCCAAGAGCAGAGAGCCAACATAGCTTTTGAAAATTATCCAGACCTCAAAAAAGCTTATGACCATGTTCTTGAGTTTAGGCTAATATATGAAAGCAACACAAAAATTTCCGCTGAAAAAAAGTTTAATGAATGGATCAATAAAACTCATGAGATGGAAATTAAAGAATTTTTAACGGTAGCAAATACAGTAAGCAACCATATGAGCAATATTCTAAACTTCTTTGACAATAGATCTACCAATGCAAATGCGGAATCTTTTAATTCAAAAATAAAGCTCTTCAGGGCAAACTTAAGAGGCGTTGTAGATACCAGGTTTTTCTTGTTCAGGCTCTCTAAGCTTTTTGCTTAA
- a CDS encoding amidophosphoribosyltransferase encodes MCGIALIRLRKPYSYYIEKYGTPLYGINKLYILMEKQHNRGQDGAGVATIKIGVPEGKKYISRYRSIDPQPISVIFNKINKKFKKVIRENKDKYLDADWLMENVPFTGEIMVGHLRYGTHGGNDIETCHPFLRQNNWRSRNMVLAGNFNMTNVDELFNRLVELGQHPKEKTDTVTVLEKIGHFLDEENQLIFDKYNNKYSNKEISDIIEDELDLQRVLMRSCKDFDGGYSMMGLTGHGAAFIARDPAGVRPAYYYADDEVVVVASEKPAIKTAFNIDYEQIKEIEPAHALIIDKHGNYSQKQFIDKLEKKACSFERIYFSRGSDPNIYAERQNLGKLLCPQVLESIDYDLENAVFSYIPNTAETSFLGMMSGMENYLVQYRKKIIQEGKLQGDDLEKVLSYTPRVEKLVIKDTKIRSFITSDAQRDEFVAHLYDTTYEVIKKNTDTIVVMDDSIVRGTTLEKSIIKMLDKLHPKKIVVVSSAPQIRFPDCYGIDMSKMKDFVAFRAVIELIKDNNMDYLLEEVYEKCKESIQILGGNMVNHVKDLYKPFTYEQVSDKIAEIVTPEGCNAEVKVVFQTIDNLHKACPSHLGDWYFTGDYPTHGGNRVVNKSFMFFMEGKGVRAY; translated from the coding sequence ATGTGTGGCATAGCCTTAATCAGATTAAGAAAACCATATTCATATTATATCGAAAAATATGGAACCCCTTTGTACGGAATTAACAAACTGTACATCCTGATGGAAAAACAGCACAACCGCGGCCAAGACGGGGCGGGGGTAGCTACTATTAAAATTGGAGTGCCTGAAGGTAAAAAGTATATTAGCAGGTACAGGTCTATTGACCCCCAGCCTATATCTGTTATTTTCAATAAGATTAATAAAAAATTCAAAAAGGTAATCAGGGAAAATAAGGATAAGTACCTTGATGCAGATTGGTTGATGGAGAATGTTCCCTTTACTGGCGAGATTATGGTGGGGCATCTTAGGTATGGTACGCATGGCGGTAATGACATCGAGACTTGTCATCCGTTTCTGAGACAAAATAACTGGCGTAGCAGAAACATGGTCTTAGCAGGTAATTTTAATATGACCAATGTCGATGAGCTTTTTAATAGGCTTGTTGAGCTAGGACAACATCCAAAGGAAAAGACAGACACAGTTACGGTACTTGAAAAAATAGGTCATTTCCTAGACGAGGAAAACCAGTTGATTTTTGACAAGTACAACAATAAATATTCTAATAAAGAAATTTCCGACATAATAGAAGACGAGCTTGACTTACAGAGGGTATTGATGCGCTCTTGTAAAGATTTTGATGGTGGCTATTCTATGATGGGACTTACCGGTCACGGAGCAGCTTTCATTGCCAGAGATCCTGCTGGTGTGCGTCCTGCCTACTATTATGCAGACGATGAAGTAGTGGTGGTAGCTTCTGAAAAACCAGCCATAAAAACTGCTTTTAATATAGACTACGAGCAGATAAAAGAAATAGAGCCTGCTCATGCGCTTATTATTGATAAGCACGGCAACTATAGCCAAAAGCAATTTATTGATAAACTCGAGAAGAAAGCTTGTAGCTTTGAAAGGATATATTTCTCAAGAGGTTCTGACCCAAACATATATGCAGAACGCCAAAACCTAGGTAAATTACTATGTCCTCAGGTGCTTGAGTCTATAGATTATGACCTCGAAAATGCAGTTTTTAGCTATATCCCTAATACGGCTGAAACTTCTTTTCTCGGTATGATGTCCGGGATGGAGAACTATCTAGTACAATATCGTAAAAAAATAATACAGGAAGGTAAGCTTCAGGGAGATGATCTTGAAAAAGTACTTTCTTATACCCCACGGGTTGAAAAGCTGGTTATCAAAGACACCAAAATCAGGTCTTTTATTACTTCGGATGCTCAGAGAGATGAGTTTGTTGCCCACCTTTACGATACCACTTACGAGGTAATCAAAAAAAATACAGACACTATAGTCGTAATGGACGACTCTATTGTGAGGGGAACTACCCTTGAAAAGAGTATCATTAAGATGCTTGACAAACTTCATCCTAAGAAGATTGTTGTGGTTTCCTCAGCACCGCAAATCCGTTTTCCAGACTGCTATGGAATAGATATGTCTAAAATGAAAGATTTTGTAGCTTTCCGTGCTGTGATAGAGCTAATAAAAGATAATAATATGGACTATCTTCTTGAAGAGGTCTATGAAAAGTGTAAGGAAAGCATACAAATACTTGGTGGAAATATGGTAAACCATGTAAAAGATTTGTATAAGCCATTTACCTATGAGCAGGTTTCGGACAAAATAGCCGAAATTGTAACCCCTGAAGGTTGTAACGCTGAGGTAAAAGTGGTTTTCCAGACCATTGATAATTTGCACAAAGCGTGTCCAAGCCATCTAGGTGATTGGTATTTTACCGGCGATTACCCAACACATGGCGGTAACAGAGTTGTGAATAAGTCGTTTATGTTTTTTATGGAAGGGAAAGGAGTCAGGGCTTATTAG
- a CDS encoding NADH-quinone oxidoreductase subunit N has product MDKCQWYTKPRSNTGHNQIDTLDFPADILYHRLQDVLRSTALFLPEVLLSALFIVLVLVGLIFKSKNNLSTYITLAGLAATIPFLVEQWKYGLETETFLFNGMLRFSAMAVYFKFLFLGAAFIIVLFTSLSSFYKKASEVRYEYFLVLIASVIGLNLVVMSSNLLMLYLSLELVSIASYILVAIIADRKGAESGIKYFIYGIVSSALMLYGISFLYGMTGTLNLYHENFIERLILVDGWLLLLATMLFLSGLLFKVAAFPFHIWVPDVYEGAPIPVIAWLSSAPKAAGFAVLFILIPLLNAVFGASEVVVQNWNYYVAILAIFTIAIGNFAALKQTDVKRLLAYSSIAHAGFLLAGLSVGSELAFNSIVFYLSVYVFMNSAAFFMVEFLSGITGSTDVRNYRGLGYKIPFAGVIFVIVLIALTGLPPTAGFTAKLLLFSSVWEGVGTDTSGIMLFLLIFGLLNTVISLYYYLKIPYLMYFRKGDNNNNETIPGVGNYAFLVIVALPVLILFFKPDWLMNFIELLNFHL; this is encoded by the coding sequence TTGGATAAATGTCAATGGTACACAAAACCTAGAAGTAATACAGGACATAACCAGATAGATACTTTGGACTTTCCGGCAGACATATTATATCATAGACTTCAAGATGTGCTTCGTAGCACAGCGTTGTTTTTGCCAGAGGTGCTTCTTTCTGCTTTATTTATTGTATTGGTATTGGTGGGATTGATTTTCAAGTCGAAGAACAACCTTAGCACCTACATTACTCTTGCGGGGCTTGCTGCGACAATACCTTTCTTAGTTGAGCAGTGGAAATACGGGTTAGAAACAGAAACCTTTCTTTTCAATGGTATGCTGAGGTTTTCAGCTATGGCTGTTTATTTTAAGTTTCTGTTTCTAGGTGCTGCTTTTATCATTGTTTTGTTTACATCCCTTTCCTCTTTTTATAAAAAAGCGTCGGAAGTCCGTTATGAGTATTTTTTAGTTCTTATAGCTTCCGTAATAGGGCTTAACCTAGTGGTAATGTCCTCCAATTTGCTGATGTTGTATCTGTCATTAGAGTTGGTTTCTATTGCTTCTTATATTCTTGTAGCAATAATTGCAGACCGTAAGGGAGCAGAATCAGGTATTAAATATTTTATATATGGTATCGTCTCGTCAGCATTAATGCTGTATGGGATATCGTTTTTATATGGCATGACAGGTACCCTGAATCTCTATCACGAAAACTTCATTGAGCGCTTAATTTTGGTAGATGGTTGGTTACTTTTATTAGCTACCATGTTATTTTTAAGTGGCCTTTTATTTAAAGTTGCAGCTTTTCCTTTTCATATTTGGGTTCCTGATGTATATGAAGGAGCACCTATTCCGGTTATCGCTTGGCTTTCTTCAGCACCTAAAGCAGCAGGTTTTGCGGTACTTTTTATCCTTATCCCTTTACTTAATGCCGTTTTTGGGGCCAGTGAAGTTGTTGTGCAAAATTGGAACTACTATGTTGCCATACTTGCTATTTTTACTATAGCCATTGGAAACTTTGCAGCATTGAAGCAAACGGATGTGAAGCGCTTATTGGCGTATTCCTCTATAGCTCATGCCGGATTTTTACTGGCAGGATTATCTGTTGGTAGCGAACTGGCTTTCAATAGTATAGTGTTCTATCTTTCTGTTTATGTATTTATGAACTCAGCAGCATTTTTCATGGTTGAGTTTTTATCAGGTATTACAGGTTCTACTGATGTAAGGAATTACCGTGGATTAGGATATAAAATCCCATTTGCAGGCGTTATTTTTGTCATTGTACTTATTGCATTGACAGGGCTACCACCGACAGCAGGATTTACGGCTAAATTGCTTTTGTTTTCCTCTGTGTGGGAGGGAGTCGGTACTGATACTTCAGGTATAATGTTGTTTTTGCTAATCTTTGGATTATTAAATACAGTCATATCTCTTTATTATTACTTGAAAATTCCGTACCTTATGTACTTTAGAAAAGGTGATAATAATAACAATGAGACTATACCAGGTGTAGGAAATTATGCCTTTCTTGTAATTGTGGCATTGCCTGTTCTGATCTTATTCTTCAAGCCAGATTGGCTGATGAACTTTATTGAGTTACTAAATTTCCATCTTTAA
- a CDS encoding NADH-quinone oxidoreductase subunit M, producing MLPGLLSILILIPVLGLLLVLLIPSGKGHLYKYINAFSAFAQLVVCLFVWRNYQTGEDAKAGIVADFQFTEKLDWINMSLGSLGHIKIDYFLGLDGLSMPMVLLSALVMLVGAIASWKITSNQKGYYALYLILSASIMGCFMALDFFLFYLFFELMLLPMYFLIGLWGGPGREYASIKFFLYTLFGSIFILVVIIALVFSVVDPSATAVMAGLAETEAAVTPSILSEVHRMLAVNEIASANIVHSFNMLHMMDQRNFIPGSVLSLMNSYDLFGMAPRLVAFLALFIGFAIKLPAVPVHTWLPDAHVEAPTPVSVILAGVLLKIGSYGILRTAYSMFPEGAIHFAWFIGLLGVISIIYGAFNALAMQDLKKMIAYSSVSHMGFVLLGMASVTVEGINGSIFQMFSHGIISSLLFLIVGVIYDRTSDRMIGSYRGLASKMPVYTTVVTVGFFASLGLPGFSGFIGELFILLGAFRSPSYNLLLPYWMVIVASLGIVIGATYYLWALQRMFFGKFWTKGGDLWYNNLKDLGARELTMTIPLVLLAIFFGLFPGVLFDLMSASSAKLVDWINVNGTQNLEVIQDITR from the coding sequence ATGTTACCGGGCCTTCTTTCTATACTTATTCTTATTCCTGTTCTGGGATTACTGCTGGTTTTACTGATTCCTTCTGGAAAAGGGCATTTGTACAAGTATATCAATGCTTTTTCAGCATTTGCTCAGCTTGTTGTGTGCCTTTTTGTTTGGAGAAACTACCAAACAGGAGAGGATGCAAAGGCGGGAATAGTGGCTGATTTTCAGTTTACCGAAAAGCTTGACTGGATTAACATGTCTTTAGGAAGTTTAGGCCATATTAAGATTGACTACTTTCTAGGCTTGGACGGGTTGAGTATGCCCATGGTACTGCTTTCGGCTTTGGTAATGCTTGTTGGTGCGATTGCTTCATGGAAAATTACCAGTAACCAGAAAGGGTATTATGCACTGTACCTTATTTTGAGCGCATCCATCATGGGATGTTTCATGGCCTTGGACTTTTTTCTTTTCTACTTGTTTTTTGAGCTCATGTTGCTCCCTATGTATTTCTTGATAGGTTTATGGGGTGGCCCAGGTAGAGAGTATGCGTCTATAAAATTCTTTTTATATACCCTGTTTGGCTCCATATTTATTCTGGTAGTTATTATTGCATTAGTGTTCTCTGTAGTAGACCCATCTGCTACGGCTGTTATGGCAGGGTTAGCCGAAACAGAAGCGGCTGTAACCCCTAGCATTTTATCAGAAGTGCATAGAATGCTTGCGGTAAATGAAATAGCCTCTGCAAATATTGTACACTCCTTTAATATGCTTCATATGATGGATCAGCGGAACTTTATTCCTGGTTCTGTGCTGTCTCTTATGAACAGCTATGACTTATTTGGGATGGCACCTAGGTTGGTTGCGTTTTTGGCACTTTTTATCGGTTTCGCAATTAAACTGCCAGCCGTGCCGGTGCATACCTGGCTTCCAGATGCACACGTAGAGGCGCCAACACCTGTTTCTGTAATTTTGGCGGGAGTGCTTCTGAAAATAGGGTCTTATGGCATTTTGAGGACGGCTTATAGCATGTTCCCTGAAGGAGCTATTCATTTCGCTTGGTTTATAGGTTTACTTGGTGTTATTTCCATAATATATGGCGCATTCAATGCCTTAGCGATGCAGGACTTGAAGAAAATGATAGCCTATTCCTCAGTCTCTCACATGGGCTTTGTTTTACTAGGCATGGCGTCTGTAACTGTAGAAGGAATTAATGGAAGTATTTTCCAGATGTTTAGCCATGGTATTATTTCATCGTTGCTGTTCCTTATCGTTGGTGTAATTTATGATAGGACATCGGATAGAATGATTGGGAGCTACCGTGGGCTTGCCTCTAAAATGCCGGTGTATACGACTGTGGTAACCGTGGGCTTTTTTGCTTCATTGGGTTTGCCTGGTTTCTCTGGCTTCATTGGCGAATTGTTTATTTTACTAGGAGCATTTAGGTCTCCCTCTTACAACTTGCTTTTGCCTTATTGGATGGTAATTGTGGCTTCTCTAGGCATTGTTATTGGCGCTACCTATTACTTATGGGCTTTACAGAGGATGTTTTTCGGTAAGTTCTGGACTAAAGGCGGGGATTTATGGTATAACAACCTTAAAGATTTAGGTGCTAGAGAACTGACAATGACTATACCTTTGGTGCTCTTGGCTATATTCTTCGGACTCTTTCCTGGCGTTTTGTTTGACCTGATGTCTGCATCATCTGCCAAACTGGTAGATTGGATAAATGTCAATGGTACACAAAACCTAGAAGTAATACAGGACATAACCAGATAG
- a CDS encoding NADH-quinone oxidoreductase subunit L: MKEDLLHNFVYPDTVTALAVVVLFLPFLSFLVLFFFAKKLPGKGDWLGASILGFSFLLSLYLVYLTVDGSSHTMRLPWFSFVFEGKSWWFSVSILVDRFVALLMAMVTLISTLVHVYSMEYMHGKRNYGRYYPYLGIFTFSMLGILLSDNLLITFIFWELVGFSSYLLIGFWFDKESAIKASKKAFLFNRIGDTGFMLGILALFSVFGTFEISHINALVLQEGSGFDRETLFMTLAGLGIFMGCVGKSAQFPLQIWLPHAMEGPTPVSALIHAATMVAAGIYLLAKTFVFLNIDALTVIAYTGAITAFVGAVPALMQNDIKKVLAYSTISQLGYMVMGMGVQAYEASLFHLFTHAFFKACLFLSAGAVIHAMHEVKHHLFAKGDYTDFDSQDMRLMGGLYKKLPLVFYTYLISALSLIGIPFFSGFLSKDAILEASWNWAVIYGQESGINYIVPVLGFLTVFITAFYMVRQLLIVFGGKFKLGIKIPEAEKAFSTAVHMSSKIKVPLIVLAVLSTAFAFTVNPFSNTDVWLLGWLEAPVQTIHHIQDAGIHDVVPLWVMVIALVSAALGIVLAWYRYKPLEVHAKRKVRVTFLSERSFAGKLLYNNWHMDAFYYHTMVKGGMAVARISAFTDKKIIDGIINGWGFLMVALAYIIAFIDKHVVDGVVNLSGKASMALGRFFRSTQTGSIQGYLLFTILLVSLFILLLII; this comes from the coding sequence GTGAAAGAGGATTTGTTACATAATTTTGTTTACCCTGATACAGTTACAGCCTTGGCGGTAGTTGTTTTGTTCCTCCCATTTTTGTCTTTCCTAGTGCTTTTTTTCTTTGCTAAAAAACTGCCTGGAAAAGGGGATTGGCTGGGAGCTTCTATACTAGGGTTTAGTTTTCTTCTTTCTCTTTACTTGGTATACTTAACAGTTGATGGTTCTTCCCATACAATGCGTTTGCCTTGGTTTTCTTTTGTCTTCGAAGGTAAATCGTGGTGGTTCTCTGTCAGTATTCTTGTAGACCGTTTTGTAGCCTTGTTAATGGCTATGGTTACTCTTATTTCCACATTAGTGCATGTATATAGTATGGAGTATATGCATGGAAAGAGAAACTATGGCAGATATTACCCTTATTTGGGGATCTTTACTTTTTCCATGCTTGGCATTCTCCTTTCCGATAACTTACTTATTACATTCATTTTTTGGGAGCTTGTCGGGTTCTCTTCTTATTTGCTCATCGGGTTTTGGTTTGACAAAGAGTCTGCTATAAAAGCAAGCAAAAAAGCCTTTCTATTTAACAGAATAGGTGACACAGGTTTCATGCTTGGCATTCTGGCATTGTTCAGTGTGTTTGGTACTTTTGAAATAAGCCATATAAATGCTCTTGTCCTTCAAGAAGGAAGCGGCTTTGACCGAGAAACTTTGTTCATGACCTTGGCCGGACTTGGGATTTTTATGGGCTGCGTAGGCAAGTCTGCTCAGTTTCCTTTACAAATCTGGCTTCCGCATGCTATGGAAGGACCTACTCCTGTATCAGCGTTAATTCACGCTGCCACAATGGTTGCTGCGGGAATATACCTGCTGGCAAAGACCTTTGTTTTTCTTAATATAGATGCATTGACAGTAATAGCGTATACAGGCGCAATCACCGCTTTTGTTGGAGCTGTTCCAGCTTTGATGCAGAATGATATCAAAAAAGTGCTTGCATACTCTACAATATCTCAACTAGGCTACATGGTCATGGGTATGGGGGTGCAGGCTTATGAAGCTTCTTTATTTCACTTATTTACCCATGCTTTTTTTAAGGCTTGTCTTTTTTTGTCTGCTGGGGCGGTTATACATGCTATGCATGAAGTAAAACATCATCTTTTTGCCAAAGGTGATTATACAGACTTTGACAGCCAAGACATGCGTTTGATGGGCGGATTATACAAAAAGCTGCCGCTGGTGTTTTATACTTATTTGATTTCTGCTTTATCACTCATTGGTATCCCTTTCTTTTCTGGTTTTTTGTCAAAAGATGCCATTTTAGAGGCTAGCTGGAACTGGGCTGTTATCTATGGACAGGAAAGTGGCATAAATTACATTGTGCCGGTTTTGGGCTTTCTTACGGTATTTATTACAGCCTTTTATATGGTAAGGCAACTGTTGATTGTATTTGGAGGGAAGTTTAAGTTAGGCATTAAAATTCCAGAAGCGGAAAAAGCTTTTTCTACTGCTGTCCATATGAGCAGTAAAATAAAAGTACCATTGATAGTTCTTGCTGTGCTATCTACAGCCTTTGCTTTTACTGTAAACCCCTTTAGCAACACAGATGTCTGGCTGCTTGGGTGGTTAGAAGCTCCTGTTCAGACCATTCACCATATACAAGATGCTGGCATACACGATGTCGTACCTCTATGGGTGATGGTAATTGCACTTGTTTCAGCAGCATTAGGTATTGTATTGGCCTGGTATCGGTATAAACCTTTGGAAGTACACGCCAAAAGAAAAGTAAGGGTTACATTTCTTTCTGAACGGTCATTTGCTGGTAAATTGCTTTATAATAATTGGCATATGGATGCCTTTTATTATCATACGATGGTCAAAGGGGGAATGGCTGTTGCACGCATATCGGCTTTTACTGATAAAAAGATTATTGACGGGATTATAAACGGTTGGGGATTTCTTATGGTAGCCTTGGCATATATTATTGCTTTTATAGATAAACATGTAGTTGATGGGGTGGTAAACCTCTCAGGAAAAGCTTCTATGGCTTTAGGAAGGTTTTTCCGATCGACTCAAACAGGAAGCATTCAAGGGTATTTACTCTTTACAATATTACTTGTGTCATTATTTATATTATTACTGATAATTTAA
- the nuoK gene encoding NADH-quinone oxidoreductase subunit NuoK: protein MGDIQVFLLVSAVLFCSGLIVVLTRRHAVMMLIGVELMLNAANINLIAFSRYDPVLLQGQFLTLFVMVIAAAEAAVGLAIILKVFEHLKSPDPNVADRMKN, encoded by the coding sequence ATGGGTGATATCCAGGTTTTTCTTTTAGTAAGCGCTGTGCTTTTCTGCTCAGGGCTTATCGTTGTGCTAACGCGAAGGCATGCTGTTATGATGCTGATCGGGGTCGAATTGATGCTTAATGCTGCCAATATTAACCTGATTGCCTTTAGCAGGTATGATCCAGTATTACTTCAGGGACAGTTCCTGACGCTTTTTGTCATGGTCATTGCTGCTGCGGAAGCTGCCGTTGGCCTGGCCATTATTCTTAAAGTTTTTGAACACCTGAAATCACCTGACCCTAATGTGGCAGATAGGATGAAAAACTGA